Proteins from a genomic interval of Gossypium hirsutum isolate 1008001.06 chromosome A09, Gossypium_hirsutum_v2.1, whole genome shotgun sequence:
- the LOC107896358 gene encoding germin-like protein subfamily 3 member 2 has translation MVEKSWVLIVLVVFIMHGDESLASDPDPIQDFCIPNPKFGYIKTAHLSILPCKNSSEATTDDFVFSGLKSSGNFTDTGLATFPVNPTIFPGINTLGISFVRADLKVGGINPPHFHPRATEIAYVVQGSVYSGFVDSNNRVFSRVIEQGEVMVFPKGLLHFQMNVGEKPSTIFACLNSQNPGLQKIPSAIFGSGINEELLEKAFGLNHKQIGTMRRRFDPKTVN, from the coding sequence ATGGTAGAAAAATCATGGGTTTTGATTGTACTAGTGGTATTTATCATGCATGGGGATGAAAGTTTAGCCTCGGACCCTGATCCGATTCAGGATTTCTGCATTCCAAATCCCAAATTTGGATATATAAAAACAGCTCATCTCAGCATTCTACCCTGCAAAAACTCGTCGGAGGCCACCACCGATGATTTCGTCTTCTCGGGGTTAAAATCCAGTGGAAACTTCACAGACACAGGCCTGGCAACCTTCCCAGTGAATCCCACAATCTTTCCAGGGATCAACACACTAGGGATATCATTTGTGCGAGCCGACTTGAAAGTTGGTGGGATAAATCCACCCCATTTTCACCCCAGAGCCACTGAGATTGCCTACGTGGTGCAAGGAAGTGTTTATTCAGGCTTTGTTGATTCAAACAACCGAGTTTTCTCCAGGGTGATTGAGCAAGGAGAAGTTATGGTGTTTCCAAAAGGTCTGCTTCACTTTCAGATGAATGTGGGTGAGAAGCCTTCTACAATATTTGCATGTCTTAATAGCCAAAACCCAGGACTTCAAAAGATTCCATCTGCCATTTTTGGGTCTGGTATCAACGAGGAGCTTTTGGAGAAGGCTTTTGGCCTCAATCATAAGCAGATTGGGACCATGAGAAGAAGATTTGATCCTAAAACAGTGAACTAA
- the LOC107895419 gene encoding protein ABSCISIC ACID-INSENSITIVE 5 isoform X1: MLSFFVLFVRSELTGFSHKEKRMVVSESEIGEVESPLQGANQQQKNHPFSELGRQSSIYSLTLDEFQHTLCDGGKNFGSMNMDEFLTSIWNAEENQAINSNNNNTNHQINSANKQDSDQVHLSFNETSSSKGIAKQPSLPRQGSLTLPAPLCRKTVDEVWSEIQRGQQGQGQSNNSNVQNADENASTRRQPTFGEMTLEDFLIKAGVVREQCMPPQPPSVLPSPHHQPPQYGLYQTGNNPTVSPGFVSRPVGFSGTAYQTMPPGLNDGKTGGAYQPAAPPLTTVIYNGKVTGGGGYGPGKTIGGVAPVSPVSSERLCTNQVDNAASQFGMEMVAVRGRQRIIDGPIEKVVERRQRRMIKNRESAARSRARKQAYTVELEAELNQLKQENAHLKQALAELERKRKQQCFEEWKTKTQTKARKARERLRIMRSLSCPL, from the exons ATGCTCTCTTTCTTTGTTCTCTTTGTTCGGTCTGAATTAACAGGTTTTAGTcacaaagaaaaaagaatggTGGTCTCCGAGTCTGAGATCGGCGAGGTCGAGTCACCATTGCAGGGGGCAAATCAGCAACAGAAGAACCACCCATTCTCAGAACTTGGAAGGCAATCTTCAATTTATTCTCTAACACTTGATGAGTTCCAGCATACACTGTGTGATGGCGGGAAGAACTTTGGGTCCATGAACATGGACGAGTTCCTTACCAGCATCTGGAACGCTGAAGAAAACCAGGCTATCAACTCCAACAATAACAACACCaatcatcaaatcaactctgCAAATAAACAAGATAGCGATCAAGTTCATTTGTCTTTTAATGAAACATCAAGCAGTAAAGGTATAGCTAAGCAGCCTAGTCTGCCAAGGCAAGGCTCGCTTACACTTCCTGCACCGCTGTGCCGGAAGACGGTCGATGAAGTTTGGTCTGAGATACAAAGAGGGCAGCAAGGACAAGGGCAGAGTAACAATAGCAACGTACAAAATGCTGATGAGAATGCCAGTACTCGGCGGCAGCCGACTTTTGGTGAGATGACCTTGGAGGATTTCTTGATCAAAGCAGGGGTAGTAAGGGAACAATGCATGCCACCACAACCACCATCGGTACTGCCTTCACCGCATCATCAGCCACCACAATATGGGCTGTATCAAACGGGCAATAACCCTACAGTTAGTCCAGGTTTTGTTTCCAGGCCTGTTGGCTTTAGTGGGACTGCATACCAGACAATGCCTCCAGGTTTGAATGATGGTAAGACTGGTGGTGCCTACCAGCCAGCTGCGCCACCACTAACAACGGTTATTTATAATGGGAAGGTAACTGGTGGTGGTGGCTATGGACCGGGAAAGACAATTGGAGGGGTGGCTCCAGTGAGTCCAGTCTCATCGGAAAGGCTTTGTACCAATCAAGTTGATAATGCAGCTTCACAATTCGGGATGGAGATGGTTGCGGTACGAGGAAGGCAAAGGATCATCGATGGTCCAATAGAGAAGGTGGTCGAGAGAAGGCAACGTAGGATGATTAAGAACAGAGAGTCAGCTGCAAGGTCTAGAGCTAGAAAACAG GCATACACAGTTGAGCTAGAAGCTGAATTGAATCAATTGAAACAAGAAAATGCCCACCTTAAGCAGGCTCTG GCAGAACTCGAGAGGAAAAGAAAGCAGCAG tgCTTTGAGGAATGGAAAACGAAAACACAAACAAAAGCCCGGAAAGCTAGAGAAAGACTAAGAATAATGAGAAGTCTGAGTTGTCCATTGTAA
- the LOC107895419 gene encoding protein ABSCISIC ACID-INSENSITIVE 5 isoform X2 — translation MLSFFVLFVRSELTGFSHKEKRMVVSESEIGEVESPLQGANQQQKNHPFSELGRQSSIYSLTLDEFQHTLCDGGKNFGSMNMDEFLTSIWNAEENQAINSNNNNTNHQINSANKQDSDQVHLSFNETSSSKGIAKQPSLPRQGSLTLPAPLCRKTVDEVWSEIQRGQQGQGQSNNSNVQNADENASTRRQPTFGEMTLEDFLIKAGVVREQCMPPQPPSVLPSPHHQPPQYGLYQTGNNPTVSPGFVSRPVGFSGTAYQTMPPGLNDGKTGGAYQPAAPPLTTVIYNGKVTGGGGYGPGKTIGGVAPVSPVSSERLCTNQVDNAASQFGMEMVAVRGRQRIIDGPIEKVVERRQRRMIKNRESAARSRARKQAYTVELEAELNQLKQENAHLKQALCFEEWKTKTQTKARKARERLRIMRSLSCPL, via the exons ATGCTCTCTTTCTTTGTTCTCTTTGTTCGGTCTGAATTAACAGGTTTTAGTcacaaagaaaaaagaatggTGGTCTCCGAGTCTGAGATCGGCGAGGTCGAGTCACCATTGCAGGGGGCAAATCAGCAACAGAAGAACCACCCATTCTCAGAACTTGGAAGGCAATCTTCAATTTATTCTCTAACACTTGATGAGTTCCAGCATACACTGTGTGATGGCGGGAAGAACTTTGGGTCCATGAACATGGACGAGTTCCTTACCAGCATCTGGAACGCTGAAGAAAACCAGGCTATCAACTCCAACAATAACAACACCaatcatcaaatcaactctgCAAATAAACAAGATAGCGATCAAGTTCATTTGTCTTTTAATGAAACATCAAGCAGTAAAGGTATAGCTAAGCAGCCTAGTCTGCCAAGGCAAGGCTCGCTTACACTTCCTGCACCGCTGTGCCGGAAGACGGTCGATGAAGTTTGGTCTGAGATACAAAGAGGGCAGCAAGGACAAGGGCAGAGTAACAATAGCAACGTACAAAATGCTGATGAGAATGCCAGTACTCGGCGGCAGCCGACTTTTGGTGAGATGACCTTGGAGGATTTCTTGATCAAAGCAGGGGTAGTAAGGGAACAATGCATGCCACCACAACCACCATCGGTACTGCCTTCACCGCATCATCAGCCACCACAATATGGGCTGTATCAAACGGGCAATAACCCTACAGTTAGTCCAGGTTTTGTTTCCAGGCCTGTTGGCTTTAGTGGGACTGCATACCAGACAATGCCTCCAGGTTTGAATGATGGTAAGACTGGTGGTGCCTACCAGCCAGCTGCGCCACCACTAACAACGGTTATTTATAATGGGAAGGTAACTGGTGGTGGTGGCTATGGACCGGGAAAGACAATTGGAGGGGTGGCTCCAGTGAGTCCAGTCTCATCGGAAAGGCTTTGTACCAATCAAGTTGATAATGCAGCTTCACAATTCGGGATGGAGATGGTTGCGGTACGAGGAAGGCAAAGGATCATCGATGGTCCAATAGAGAAGGTGGTCGAGAGAAGGCAACGTAGGATGATTAAGAACAGAGAGTCAGCTGCAAGGTCTAGAGCTAGAAAACAG GCATACACAGTTGAGCTAGAAGCTGAATTGAATCAATTGAAACAAGAAAATGCCCACCTTAAGCAGGCTCTG tgCTTTGAGGAATGGAAAACGAAAACACAAACAAAAGCCCGGAAAGCTAGAGAAAGACTAAGAATAATGAGAAGTCTGAGTTGTCCATTGTAA
- the LOC107896357 gene encoding LOW QUALITY PROTEIN: iron-sulfur assembly protein IscA-like 1, mitochondrial (The sequence of the model RefSeq protein was modified relative to this genomic sequence to represent the inferred CDS: inserted 2 bases in 2 codons), with the protein MASRLFATAAAEKIEPAALRRQALSLTQSAAPRIRHLLQQLNRLFLXLGVEARGCSRLFYTLNYADEKGKFDEFVEDKGVKIPIDPEALXHMIETKMVFDDDKLRSEFVFINPNSKGQCGYGKSIVTTAGVSGEAAKQGGS; encoded by the exons ATGGCTTCTCGATTATTCGCGACTGCCGCCGCAGAGAAAATCGAGCCGGCGGCGTTAAGGCGGCAAGCGCTGTCTTTGACCCAATCAGCTGCCCCTAGAATTCGTCACCTTCTTCAACAGCTCAATAGATTATTCC GATTGGGTGTTGAGGCTCGCGGCTGCAGCCGCTTATTCTACACCCTCAATTACGCCG ATgagaaaggaaaattcgatgaaTTTGTTGAGGACAAGGGCGTGAAAATACCAATTGATCCTGAAGCTT TGCATATGATTGAAACCAAGATGGTTTTTGATGATGATAAACTGAG GTctgaatttgtttttattaacCCAAACTCTAAAGGTCAGTGTGGTTACGGTAAATCTATCGTGACAACAGCTGGTGTTAGTGGTGAAGCTGCTAAACAGGGTGGTAGTTAA